One Aegilops tauschii subsp. strangulata cultivar AL8/78 chromosome 2, Aet v6.0, whole genome shotgun sequence genomic window, tggtgatgtgaactattggtgttaaatcacatggcgatgtgaactagattattgaatctagtgcaagtgggagactgaaagaaatatgccctagaggcaataataaagttattatttatttccttatttcatgataaatgtttattattcatgctagaattgtattaaccagaaacttgatacatgtgtgaatacatagacaaacagagtgtcactagtatgcctctacttgactagctcgttgaatcaaagatggttaagtttcctagccatagacatgagttgtcatttgattaacgagatcacatcattagagaatcatgtgattgacttgacccattccgttagcttagcacttgatcgtttagtatgttgttattgctttcttcatgacttatacatgttcctatgactataagattatgcaactcccgaataccggaggaacactttgtgtgctaccaaacgtcacaacataactgggtgattataaaggtgctctacaggtgtctccgatggtacttgttgagttggcatagatcgagattaggatttgtcactccgattgtcggagaggtatctctgggccctctcggtaatgcacatcactataagccttgtaagcaatgcaactaatgagttagttgtgggatgatgaattacagaacgagtaaagagacttgtcggtaacgagattgagctaggtattgagataccgacgagcgtatctcgggcaagtaacataccgatgacaaagggaacaacgtatgctgttatgcggtttgaccgataaagatcttcgtagaatatgtgagagccaatatgagcatccaggttctgctgttgattattgaccggagacgtgtctcggtcatgtctacatagttctcgaacccgtagggtccgcacgcttaaagttttgtgacgatcggtattatgagtttatgtgatttgatgtaccgaaggtagttcggagtcccgggtgagatcacggacatgacgaggagtctcgaaatggtcgagacgtaaagattgatatattggacgactatattcggacatcggaaaggttccgagtgattcgggtatttttcggggtaccagggagttacgggaatacgaggaagaagtaatgggcctcatgggccaagtggtggaagagaggaggcagggcgcgcggcccccctagcccaaactgaattggactaggggggcggcccccctttcctccttttcctccctctccttccttctccctctcctccttcctttcctcctcctagtaggactcctcctcttggcgcgccctacaggggccggccggcctcccccttgctcctttatatacgggggcagggggcaccctaggacacacaagttgatctgttgatctctcccagccgtgtgcggtgcccccctccaccataatccacctcggtcatatcgtagtggtgcttaggcgaagccctgcgtcggtagcatcatcatcaccgtcatcacgccgtcgtgccgacggaactctccctcaaagctctactggatcggagttcatgggacgtcatcgagctgaacgtgtgctgaactcggaggtgccgtgcgttcggtacttggatcggtcggatcgtgaagacgtacgactacatcaaccgcgttgtgctaacgcttccggttacggtctacaagggtacgtagacgatactctcccctctcgttgctatgcatcaccatgatcttgcgtgtgcgtaagaatttttttgaaattactacgttccccaacacctttcCATGGGAATAAATAAATCTGGTTGTTCTCTTTGCTTTAGCAATGCAACGGCTGAACTCTTTGATCTTCCCGGGTCCTCTAGCATAAGATCCAAACAGTGGGCAGCACAAGGTGTCCAATATATTGTAGGATACTTCTCCATTAGAAGGTTGCCAACTGCATTGTAGTTAGATCCATTATCGCTAACTACTTGGACTACCAATTCAGGGCCAATTGCATCAATTTGTTCGCTCAAAAACTTTGCCACCATATTTGCATCAACAGTTTCAGAAGAAACATTGGCCGGTACCTTCGGGATTGTTGACGAGGAAGTTGATCAAGTGCCGCCCGGTCATGTTTGTCCAGCCATCTGACATGAGTGAGAAACCATATTCTTTCCATGCAACTTCATGCTTCCCTCTCAAGTTGTAGGTCTTGATCTTTGCCTTATCAAGCAATTGTTCCCTCACTTGATGATAAGAGGAGATGTATAATCAGAACCATACTGCCCTATAGATTCCAATAGAATCTCCTAACTCCTTGAATTGACAATATTGAGTGGAAGGCAGTTCTCATACAAGAGGTCGGCTAAATGATTATCTACATCATCCTTTTGCTCCTTTGTCTTCTTGTTGTAATCCTTCATGGTCTTTTGAGTGCCCTTTGACATATGCCTCTCGGCAACCACCTCTTCCGGTGTATTCTGAATCTGATCTTCAATGGACTTTCCTTGCTTCTTTCCCACTGGTGCCGCCAAATGAGTAGTCCCCTCTGATTTCCTTTTCTTGGAGGTGTTGCTGTTGGAAGCTTTTGAACTTGCTTCACCCTTCTCTTGTTCAGCACCTTCTTCACCACCTTCATCTCCATCAAGATTTTTGAAACTGTGTGAGTGAGTCCTCAAGTACTCGTGCATCTCCTTTCGAATTTCAGGGTTTTTTTTGTGCACATGCTCACAATTGTATAGCCCCCAGCAAGGTGCTTCTTCATCCTGCAAGGTCTAGAGGTAATATGCTTGCCACACAAATTACATTGCGGCAACAACCTCTTGTTAAGATCTGGCCAGAATGCATATTTCCAGGATGGATCCTTGCTCCTTGCTGGCCTCATCTTAGGATCTTGAATGGATCATAGTGTTCTTTAGCTTCTTCTGCAGCTTGAGCTGATCGAACAACTTGGGATATCTCTGGCTGGGAGGAAATGGTGCTTGTTGTGACTTGTGAATCTGTGATAGAAGGGAAGATAGCTCCACTTAGTTGTTTTTTCACCAAATGGATCCAAAGCTACCTAGCAGAAGTACTAGAGGTCTAGATCTAGATCAGATCAAAAGGAAAAGAGAGGATACATGATACTATGATAGTACTTACCAGGGGAGGAGCAGTGGAGCACACCAACAACAACAGTAGCCAGGGGAGGAGCACAAGTGCgcaacaacagcagcaacaaccAGGGAAGGAGGGGAGGAGCACACCAGCAGCATCAACAGCAGCAACCAGGGGAGGAGTGGAGGAGCACaccaccagcagcagcagccaggggaggaggggggaggggcggcggctgCCAAGGAGAGgattggggcgggggtgggggagaATGGTTCGATCTAGGTTTCCAGGAGGGGATGGGCAAGCAAATACTGTAAAAAAAACATATGACAGGTGGGGGCCCCAAATAATTGAGTCGATCGACCCAGAAACAGCAACTAGTCGTGACTAGCCGTGACTAGTCACGCGAGTCGCTCGACTcatcccatgagtcgagtcgacaACCTGAGTTGGCCCTGGAACTGCGACTCGACGACTAGTCGAGCGACTCGAAAACAGAGGTTGTCGTGCACGCATATGGGTCGTGGCCTATTGTGTGGAGAGGAGATTTGTGGCACGTAAGGGCGAGGGCGCCGACACTTACTTTTTGGCTTTTAATTTTCAGCCTTTGGTATTGTTTTTAATCAAACATTTACAATTTTGTTCTCATATTTGTATTTGTGGTGATGAGAGCTTCCAAATAAGACCCATTTTAATACGTTCAACGAGTTTTAAAACTTCGTTAAGTTTCAACTGCTAAAATTTAAAACTAAAAAGATCTTTATGCAACTAAGTGGAGCTATCTTcccttctatcacagattcgcAACAAGGGCACATCGTTAAATTTAAAATTAACCTAGCCGCGGAGCTTAGGGATCAACTAAGTGGAACTAAATTTTTGCAAGTTTCAAAGCTGCAGTGTGATACAAAGAACGATAAGAATCGCAAGTTTCAAAGCTACAGTGTGATACAAAGAACGATAATCCACAAACTTGCGATTATTGCCGTTCTTTGTATCACAACAAGGGCACAACTAAGTGGAACTAAAATTtaaaactaaaaaactaaactaGGGCACATCAAATTTTAAATTTAGAACCAAATTGATACAAAGAACGACAAGAATCGCAACTTTCAAAAACTGAAATTTAAAATTTGATGTGCCCTCGTTTAGAACCCAACGATTTTGTGTATCGCCTGGCAATCGTGCGACCGAACACGACTAGGCAGGTGTGTGCCCCTGCAAATTTCCCCCATTGTATAGCTCAACCAAGTGCTCAATGTGCTATATCAAACGGAAAATTTTTTAGAAGTCTTACTTTTGATGGAAAACATCATACTAGCATTGACCCATTGCAGATCGAGCAGAATGTTGCATGAAACAAGGTCGAGGCCATACAACCCGTGACCCGCCCCTGGTGTCTGACATGTCTACCAGAGAACGAGTACGAAAGTTTCAAGTAATTTTTTTAGAACACGGTATAAACACAGGGTTCATATATACGCGCCTACACTCACCCTATAAACACATACACATATCTTACCCCTATGAGCACTctcgagagactgagccggcatatcatcttaaGGTTGATGAAGTCACAACAGGCGTCTCGTACGTCTCCTCCCACCGAACACACGTCgtcaaaaatcctgaaataaattcagaaaatgCAAGCACCAGGAATTGAATCCTGGTGAACTGGGGATATCATTATCCTCCTAAccaccacaggttggttcgctaCAGTTTCAAGTATTGAAAACACCGGTTTTGGGTATTAGAAAGGGAGATTAGTTCATACATGGTTTTCTTTTCATTGTTATATTATTCGTGATTGTGTGAGACCTTTATTTATCTTAAAGTGAAAGTGCACCTGTTGTAATCTGACCAGACAATGGTTGGACTATATATTTCACTATCCTTTATGGTTGAAACATAAACAAAACAGTCTAAAAAAAACTGAAACATAGAAAAAAATATGTATAACCGGATTATATATGTTCGGGGTATTGAACCCGACGTGAATCGAACACGCAACCTTCTGATCTGGAGTCAGACGCGCTACCATTGCGCCACGGATCCGGTATGTACACAGCTGTAAACTTACTTTCATATTCAGGAACCACGTGGTCTCGTCCTTATTCTTCCGCTAAAATTCCCTCTCTGGAAAGATAATGCCGCATGATGAAGATCTGTTCCATTGCCTGTTATCACACCACGAACAACAACCGTCACTCTTATCACAGCTTTGAGGTTCTAGAGTACAATATTTTTCATACACGAGCGGCAGATTTGAGGTTTACAAAAGGTGCAGAGCAACATAAGATTTCAGAGCGAGAACAAAAGTGTCCAGGCAACAGATGGATGACAATGAAGCCCACCTAGGTCTTTCAGTGAGCCCCATTTTACTGAAGAGCAAACAATGCCTCTGCCTCTTCATTCATCTCAGCCTCGAAGTCTAGTCCGACACCTCCGCTGTGGTGTTGCTCCAGAAACTAGCTGAAGCTGTACAGATTTCAATACTAACTGAAGCACCGCGAGAAGTTTCAGACTTGGCACTCTCCTGCTCAGGTGGTTCCAAACCAACAAGTCTCAGACTTTCAGTTCATAGCCCCCTTCCGCTTGACACGAAGGCTTGAACTGCGCAGTAGTTCTTAGCTCGAAGAGCCTATTCACTCATCCAGAAGCTCGTACCCCACGAACTCAACCTAATTCCATCCATCAGAGTATCAGACCCACGATGCACATGAAACAAGTGTCATGGCAGTGTCAGACGCACGCCACAAAGAGCTTGGCAGCGTCAGACACGTCGGCGTGCCGGCAGCCggtccatgcatgcatgcatgcagcttACATGCGCGCCATTAAACCGCGCAAGAGAGCAGCTCGCAGCCGCATTGATGCCGGCCCGGCTTGACCAGAGTTGTTGTACCAGTGCATTAACCGAACCAAAGAGGCGCAGCAGAACAGAGCAGAGCAGAATATACACGGATATATTCTGTACCCGATCGATCGCGCTCAGGATTTCAGAAGAGTTTCAGCGGAGCAGTGTTACAGTATTATGAACATAAAGTATGTCCACGGGAAGCGACGTCGTCCTCCTTCGGCCGGCCTCTCCCCCAGCTGCTCCTCTGCGGCGGCGCAATAACTGCGCCCCTGCCTGCGACGCCCAGCGGCGCGGCGATGAGGGGCATAAATACGTAGCGGGCAGTCGATCGATGAGGCACATCTACTTCTCCTCGTCTTCTTCGTGTTCGCTGGCTGCACGCATGCACAAGGGTTCCATGTGAGCCGACGTATCTCCACTCCGATCCACTGTTATTTATGATCGCTTGGCCTTGCACGCGCATCAGTCTCCTCTCTGAAGCGTGCGTACGTGTATCTATATAAGCAAGCGCTCGCGAGCATCGCCTAGCTATCTTAGCTTGCCCAGCCTCGCTGTCTGCTCTCTAGCTTCCCTCACGTACGGGTACGGCTCTACCATAACGTGCGAGCTAGCTGTGGTGCGAGCCGGTTAATGAGGAGGCCTGCTGGCGTGGGAGCTCGGTGGGCGCTGGCCCTTGCGCTGGCCATGGCATCGGCATCGTGCTCGTGCGTGACCCATGGCGCCAGAACCACACCAAGTAAGCCAGCCAGTCGACCGTTGCGTCGCGTGGACACGTCACTGCGTGCGTAGGACTCTTGCTACTTGCCAGCAGCTGACATGGCGCATGTGGCAATTGACACGTTACGTGCATTATGCAGGTTTAGGCGCCCGCGGCCTACGACCTGGCGGTGAGGCGACGCCGTCCGGAACCGCATGccgggacgacgacgacgacggaggGCAGGCGGCACCACCGTCCCATCAGGAGAAGCGGGGCCAGGCGacgggggagagggaggaggaacAAGGGATGACGACGCTCAAGGAGCGAGCGGTGACGGGGTCGCGGCTGCCGGACTGCGCGCACGCGTGCGGGGCGTGCGCCCCGTGCAAGCGGGTCATGGTCAGCTTCCGGTGCGCCGAGGCCTCCGAGTCGTGCCCCATCGCCTACCGCTGCATGTGCCGCGGCAGGTTCTTCCGCGTCCCCACCCTCTAGCTCGCCGTGCTCTGCAACGTACCCCGGTCGCGCCACTACTTTTACCGTTTAGCTAGCCTTGTGATTTTGCTCTTGTTTGGTGTTGGCGTGATGCTTGTGGATCGTAGGTTCCTCGAGTGTTGTAAGTATGTAAAAGTTAATGTGCCGCGACATATGAATCTCTTCTTTTGAAGACAACAAGTAGACGATGACTGATCACGGGTTAGCGGTCGATAGAATAGCTATCGGCCGGTAGCTCGGCAGAGTTTTGCTTTACTACTACTAATATTACAAGGATTTAGCCTTAGCACGGACGAAGTGTAGTGCACGTACAAGTACAATACATCAGGATTCGTACAAGTACAATACATCAGGATTCAGGAGTAGCATTAGCCACCACAACAATGAGTTGCAGTCAAGAGCAGCCTGCAACTGGGAACTGCTGCTGACATTTCCCCTTCCAAATTTGACACTAATTAAAGGGACCAGCTATCTGTCGGTCATCATGTACAAAAGAGAGCTAAAAATTCTGCAACGAGGCACTACTAGCCGGAGCTCGTCGACGAGGACCATTTTGTTTTGTTCTTTTTTCCTGTTGTTACCTCGGGCCGGAGAGCTCCACCGCCCGGAGGTTGTAGGTGGAGTCGACGATCCAGTCGTTGTTTCGCGGGGCCAGCTCCGCCTCCTGCCGGACCACCTCCACCTTCTGCCACTCCTCCCAGCGCTCCGCCAGCCCGTCGCCCTCCAGCATCCTCACCACCTCCGACATCTTGGGCCGGTCCATCGGCGACCCCTGCGTGCACAGCAGCGCCACCTGGATCAGCGCCTCCACCTCGTGCTCCACGTACACGCTCTGCAGGTCCGGGTCCACCAGCATCTCCACCTTCTTCTCTTTCAGCAGCCCTTTCACCTGCACCCACGCCACGCACAATTCTCGGCATTACTTTTCACTTCTCACGCTAGCCTCCT contains:
- the LOC109731778 gene encoding uncharacterized protein, whose product is MRRPAGVGARWALALALAMASASCSCVTHGARTTPSLGARGLRPGGEATPSGTACRDDDDDGGQAAPPSHQEKRGQATGEREEEQGMTTLKERAVTGSRLPDCAHACGACAPCKRVMVSFRCAEASESCPIAYRCMCRGRFFRVPTL